The region AGGTGAAGATGCGTCCGTTGAGCACGACATCGTTCACGGCCTGCAGGCGCTGCCGAGCCGTATTGAACAGATGCTGTCTCAGGACAAACGCATTGAAGCGCTGGCGGAAGATTTCTCCGACAAACATCACGCCCTGTTCCTGGGTCGTGGCGATCAGTATCCGATTGCGCTGGAAGGCGCGCTGAAGCTGAAAGAGATCTCCTACATTCACGCTGAAGCCTATGCGGCTGGCGAGCTGAAGCACGGCCCGCTGGCGCTGATTGACGCGGATATGCCGGTCATCGTTGTGGCACCAAACAACGAACTGCTGGAAAAACTGAAGTCTAACATCGAAGAAGTGCGCGCCCGCGGCGGTGTTCTGTACGTCTTCGCCGACAAAGATGCCGGTTTTGTCAGCAACGACAACATGCATATCATCGAGATGCCGCATGTGGAAGAGGTGATTGCACCAATCTTCTACACCGTTCCGCTGCAGCTGTTGGCCTATCACGTTGCGCTGATCAAAGGTACCGACGTTGACCAGCCGCGTAACCTGGCGAAATCGGTTACCGTAGAATAATCCCTTCAGGCTCCACCTTCGGGTGGAGCTTTTTTATCCTGCCCGGCTTGTTTTTCATCAATCCTTTCTCGTTTTTAATAATGACAATTTGTCATCTTCAGCTACTTTTTTCAGTGTCACATAAAGAAAATATTTCTGAAAACGCCTTGTCATAAAAGCGGCTAAAGCGATGAAAAATAAGCTTTCTTTTGCTTATTTTTAAGTGAAATTTACGTTGTCATAAAACTGTCATAATTCGTACATTTATCTGTCACCTGTTTGTCCTATTTTGCTCATCGTAGCCACTAAACAACGATTTACGAAAATCTTGCAGGAGACATTATGAAAGTTATGCGTACCACTGTCGCAACTGTTGTCGCCGCGACCTTATCTCTGAGCGCGTTCTCTGTATTTGCAGAAGCAAGCCTGACTGGCGCTGGTGCAACCTTCCCTGCGCCGGTGTATGCCAAATGGGCGGATACCTACCAGAAAGAAACCGGTAACAAGGTTAACTATCAGGGTATCGGCTCCTCCGGTGGTGTTAAACAAATTACCGCGAACACGGTTGATTTCGGCGCATCAGACGCTCCGCTGTCTGATGACAAACTAGCTCAGGAAGGCCTGTTCCAGTTCCCTACCGTGATCGGTGGCGTGGTCCTGGCCATCAACCTGCCGGGCGTGAAGTCGGGTGAGCTGGTGCTGGACGGCAAAACGCTGGGTGACATCTACCTGGGCAAAATCAAAAAATGGGATGACGAAGCGATCGCTAAACTCAACCCAGGCCTGAAGCTGCCTTCTCAGAACATCGCCGTGGTTCGCCGCGCGGATGGTTCCGGTACCTCTTTCGTGTTCACCAGCTACCTGGCAAAAGTGAACGAAGAGTGGAAATCTAAAGTCGGCTCCGGCTCTACCGTTAACTGGCCAACCGGTCTGGGCGGTAAAGGTAACGACGGTATCGCCGCGTTCGTACAGCGTCTGCCTGGCTCAATTGGTTACGTAGAGTATGCGTACGCCAAGCAGAACAACCTGTCCTACACCAAACTGGTTTCAGCCGACGGCAAACCGGTTAGCCCAACCGAAGAGAACTTTGCTAACGCCGCGAAAGGCGCTGACTGGAGCAAATCCTTCGCGCAGGATCTGACTAACCAGAAAGGCGAAGGTGCATGGCCAATCACCTCTACCACCTTCATCCTGGTTCACAAAGAGCAGAAGAAACCTGAGCAGGGCGCCGAAGTGCTGAAGTTCTTCGACTGGGCGTACAAAAACGGCGGCAAACAGGCTAACGCCCTGGATTACGCTACACTGCCGGACAACGTGGTTGAGCAGATTCGCGCTGCATGGAAAACCAACGTGAAAGACAGCAGCGGTAAAGCGCTGTACTAACAGGATATATTTAACGAAGATGGCGGGTGGCGCTGCGCTTACCCGCCCTACGGTTTAAGCTGTAGGCCCGGTAAGCGTCAGCGCCACCGGGCATATTCGTAAAACGTCTCAAACAGAAGAGTAATTTATGGCTGCAACCAAGCCTGCATTTAACCCTCCGGGTAAAAAAGGTGACATGATTTTCAGCGCGCTGGTCAAACTGGCTGCGCTGATTGTGCTATTGCTGCTGGGCGGCATTATCGTGTCTCTGATTTTCTCCTCATGGCCGAGCATCCAGAAATTCGGTTTTTCCTTCCTGTGGACTAAAGAGTGGGACGCGCCGAACGATATCTACGGTGCCCTGGTGCCGATTTACGGCACTCTGGTGACCTCGTTCATCGCCCTGCTGATTGCGGTTCCGGTGAGCTTTGGTATTGCCCTGTTCCTGACGGAGCTGGCGCCGGGCTGGCTGCGACGCCCGCTGGGTATTGCCATCGAACTGCTGGCGGCTATTCCAAGTATCGTTTACGGCATGTGGGGTCTGTTCATCTTTGCTCCGCTGTTTGCCACGTACTTCCAGGAACCGGTGGGTAACGTGCTTTCCGCCATTCCGTTTGTGGGTGCCCTGTTCTCTGGCCCGGCTTTCGGTATCGGCATTCTGGCGGCAGGTGTGATCCTCGCCATCATGATTATTCCGTACATTGCGGCGGTGATGCGCGATGTCTTCGAACAAACGCCGGTGATGATGAAAGAGTCGGCCTACGGCATCGGCTGCACCACCTGGGAAGTTATCTGGCGCATTGTCCTTCCGTTCACCAAAAATGGGGTGATCGGGGGCGTGATGCTGGGTTTAGGTCGTGCGCTGGGTGAAACCATGGCGGTCACCTTTATCATCGGTAACACCTACCAGCTCGACAGCGCGTCGCTCTACATGCCGGGTAACAGTATTACCTCGGCGCTGGCGAATGAATTTGCGGAAGCGGAATCGGGGCTGCACGTAGCGGCGCTGATGGAGCTGGGTCTGATTCTGTTCGTTATCACCTTCATTGTTCTGGCGATTTCCAAGTTGATGATTATGCGCCTCGCTAAAAATGAGGGAGCACGCTAATGGCAACTCTCGAAATGCAAGCAACCGCTGAACTGGCGGAATCCCGCCGCAAAATGCAGGCCAGACGCCGCATGAAAAACCGTATTGCCCTGTCGCTCTCTATGGCGACGATGGCATTCGGCCTGTTCTGGCTGGTCTGGATCCTCTTCTCGACGGTCGTTCGCGGGATTGACGGGATGTCACTGTCGTTGTTCACCGAAATGACGCCGCCGCCGAACACGGCGGGTGGTGGCCTGGCGAATGCCCTGGCGGGCAGCGGCCTGCTGATCCTCTGGGCGACGGTCTTCGGCACGCCGCTGGGCATTATGGCGGGCATCTACCTGGCAGAATACGGTCGTAAATCCTGGCTGGCCGAAGTCATTCGCTTCATCAACGACATTCTGCTGTCTGCACCTTCTATCGTCGTGGGTCTGTTTGTTTACACGGTGGTGGTGGCACAGATGGAACACTTCTCCGGCTGGGCGGGTGTGATTGCACTGGCGCTGCTGCAGGTGCCGATTGTTATTCGTACCACCGAGAACATGCTGAAACTGGTGCCGGACAGCCTGCGTGAAGCGGCTTATGCGCTGGGTACGCCGAAATGGAAGATGATCTCTGCGATTACGCTGAAGGCGTCCGTATCCGGGATCATGACCGGTATCCTGCTGGCGGTTGCGCGTATCGCGGGTGAAACTGCGCCGCTGCTGTTTACGTCCCTCTCCAACCAGTTCTGGAGCACGGACATGATGCAGCCGATCGCCAACCTGCCGGTGACGATCTTTAAATTTGCGATGAGCCCATTCGCGGAATGGCAGCAGCTGGCCTGGGCCGGGGTGCTGATCATTACCCTTTGCGTGCTGTTGCTGAACATTCTGGCGCGCGTCATTTTCGCGAAGAAGAAACACGGTTAATTTTTTACGGCGCTGCAGCTCGCGGCGCCGAATGAGGAAATGAGTCAATGAGTATGGTTGATACTGCCCCGGGTAAGATTCAGGTTCGTGATTTGAACTTCTACTACGGCAAATTCCATGCCCTGAAGAACATCAACCTGGATATCGCGAAGAACCAGGTCACGGCATTTATCGGTCCGTCCGGCTGCGGAAAATCCACGCTGCTACGTACCTTTAACAAAATGTATTCGCTCTATCCGGAGCAGCGCGCTGAAGGTGAAATCATCCTGGACGGTGAAAACATTCTGACCCAGGCTCAGGATATCGCCCTGCTGCGCGCCAAAGTGGGGATGGTGTTCCAGAAACCAACGCCTTTCCCGATGTCAATTTACGACAACATCGCGTTTGGCGTGCGTCTGTTTGAAAAACTCTCCCGTGCCGATATGGACGAGCGCGTGCAGTGGGCTTTGACCAAGGCCGCATTATGGAACGAAACCAAAGATAAGTTGCACCAGAGCGGTTACTCTCTCTCCGGCGGTCAGCAGCAGCGTCTGTGCATTGCGCGCGGTATTGCTATTCGCCCGGAAGTGTTGCTGCTGGATGAGCCGTGTTCAGCGCTGGACCCGATCTCAACCGGCCGTATTGAAGAGCTGATCACCGAGCTGAAGCAGGATTACACCGTGGTTATCGTGACCCATAACATGCAGCAGGCTGCACGTTGTTCCGATCACACGGCGTTTATGTACCTGGGCGAGTTGATTGAGTTCAGCGATACGGACGCGCTGTTCACCAGGCCCGCGAAGAAACAAACCGAAGATTATATTACTGGCCGCTACGGTTGATTTGCCTTAGTGCATGTGGAGAAACCATGGACAACCTCAATCTTAATAAACATATTTCCGGCCAGTTCAACGCAGAGCTGGAAAGCATTCGCACCCAGGTAATGACCATGGGCGGCATGGTCGAGCAGCAGCTTTCTGATGCGATTACGGCAATGCACAATCAGGACAGCGAGCTGGCGAAGCGCGTCATTGAAGGCGACAAAAACGTCAACATGATGGAAGTCGCTATCGACGAGGCCTGCGTGCGCATTATCGCGAAACGCCAGCCGACGGCGAGCGACCTGCGTCTGGTGATGGCAATCATCAAGACCATCGCCGAGCTGGAGCGTATTGGTGACGTTGCGGATAAAATCTGCCGCACCGCGCTGGAGAAATTCTCTCAGCAGCACCAGCCCCTGCTGGTGAGCCTGGAGTCGCTGGGCCGCCACACCGTGCAGATGCTGCACGACGTGCTGGATGCCTTTGCGCGTATGGATCTGGACGAAGCGGTGCGTATCTACCGTGAAGACAAGAAGGTCGACCAGGAGTATGAAGGCATCGTGCGTCAGCTGATGACCTACATGATGGAAGATTCACGTACGATCCCAAGCGTACTGACCGCCCTGTTCTGCGCGCGCTCTATTGAGCGTATCGGCGACCGCTGCCAGAATATTTGCGAATACATCTTCTACTTCGTGAAAGGTCAGGACTTCCGTCACGTGGGCGGCGACGAGCTGGACAAACTGCTGGCGGGTAAAGATCCGAAAGAGTGATTTTACCCTCACCCTAACCCTCTCCCACAGGGAGAGAGGACAATTCGGTTTTCTCCCTCTCCCCTGGGGAGAGGGTCGGGATGAGGGGGAAAACTCAGCGAGTAATATTCCACCCGCGTGCCTTCCACAGCGCTGGCAACTGCGCCAGATCGGTAAAGGTCGTCACGTTCGGATGAGCGATCGGCTTGTTGTGCGGGTCGGCGCAGAAGTAAAACACCTCCATCCCCGCATCAATCCCCGACTGCGCGCCCGCAGACGAGTCATCCACCAGAATGCAGTTCTCTACGTTGACGTTCATTGCTTTTGCCGCATGAAACATCAGCGCCGGGTCTGGCTTCCAGCGCTGGATATCGTAGCCGCTGAACAGTTTTTCCGGGAAATGGTGCAACATCTCAAGCTTGCCCAGCGAATGCTGCATTTTGCTGACCGGGCCGTTAGAGACGACGCAGACAGGCACCGTCATCGCATCCAGCAGCGCGTTTGCGCCCGGAATGACCTCCAGCTCCGAATCAAACAGGCGTGCGACCTCGGCGCGGTACACCGGTTCCAGATCGGCTTTCGCCAGATCCACACCGTGTTCCCGGTTAATGATGTCGATGATCTCGTAGAGCTTCACGCCCTTAAAGCGTTTAAACACCTCTTCGAGCTCCAGCGTAATGCCAAATTCCTTGAACATAGTGACATACGCGCGGGAACAAATGACCTCACTGTCGACCAGCGTACCGTCGCAGTCGAAAAATACCGCTTCAATTCCGGACATGCCTTTCCCTTTTAACAAGTTTAACGTTTACGTACGGCAGTTCGCCGGGACGCAATCGTTGCCGTATAAGCAAAATCAATGAAAAAAGTATCACGTAACCGCCACTATTGTCGCATTTTGGTATAGGATAGCGACGAATTTTCCCTCCTTGTTCGGAATTGATGATGAGTCAACAACACACTACCCAGACGTCTGGTCAGGGTCTGCTTGAGCGCGTTTTTAAACTGCGCGAGCACGGCACAACGGCACGCACCGAAGTGATCGCTGGTTTCACCACCTTCCTGACGATGGTCTATATCGTTTTTGTGAACCCTCAAATTCTGGGCGTTGCTGGCATGGATACCAGCGCCGTCTTTGTAACCACCTGCCTGATTGCGGCCCTTGGCAGCATTCTGATGGGTGTGTTCGCTAACCTGCCGGTTGCGCTGGCACCGGCGATGGGCCTGAATGCGTTCTTCGCATTCGTGGTTGTTCAGGCGATGGGGCTGCCGTGGCAGGTTGGCATGGGCGCCATCTTCTGGGGCGCGGTTGGCCTGCTGCTGCTGACCATTTTCCGCGTGCGTTACTGGATGATTGCAAACATTCCCGTGAGTCTGCGCGTGGGCATCACCAGCGGTATCGGTCTGTTCATCGGGATGATGGGGCTGAAAAACGCCGGCGTTATCGTGGCGAACCCGGATACGCTGGTGAGCATCGGTCACCTGACCTCTCATAACGTGCTGCTGGGCGTGCTGGGCTTCTTTATCATCGCGATCCTGGCTTCCCGCAATATTCACGCGGCGGTGCTGGTCTCCATCGTGGTCACCACCCTGCTGGGCTGGATGCTGGGCGACGTTCACTATAACGGTATTGTCTCCGCGCCACCGAGCGTCTCTACCGTGATTGGTCATGTCGATCTGGCGGGTTCCCTGAACCTGGGCCTGGCGGGCGTGATTTTCTCCTTCATGCTGGTCAACCTGTTTGACTCCTCCGGCACGCTGATTGGCGTGACCGACAAAGCGGGCCTGGCGGATGAAAAAGGCAAATTCCCGCGCATGAAGCAGGCGCTGTTTGTGGACAGCGTCTCCTCTGTGACCGGTGCTTTTATCGGAACCTCGTCCGTTACCGCGTACATTGAATCTTCTTCCGGCGTGTCCGTGGGCGGCCGTACCGGCCTGACGGCGGTGGTCGTGGGTATTCTGTTCCTGCTGGTGATCTTCCTCTCTCCGCTGGCGGGTATGGTTCCTCCGTATGCGGCAGCCGGCGCGCTGATCTATGTGGGGGTGCTGATGACCTCCAGCCTGTCACGCGTGAAGTGGGATGATTTAACCGAAGCGGTGCCGGCGTTTATTACCGCCGTGATGATGCCGTTCAGCTTCTCGATTACCGAAGGTATCGCGCTGGGCTTTATCTCTTACTGCGTAATGAAGATCGGTACCGGCCGCTTCCGCGACCTCAGCCCGTGCGTCATCGTTGTGGCGCTGCTGTTTGTGCTGAAGATTGTGTTTATTGATGCCAAATAAACAGCAAGTCCTTTTCGAAGAAAAGGGCTTTAGTGTTTGCACCCTCTCCCGTGGGAGAGGGCTGGGGTGAGGGCATCAGGCCACAATAAGCTTACGCCTTCACCCGCTTAATATAATCCCCAAACGCCGTCAGCTGGCCAGACAGATGATCGCGCGTGCTCTGATCCACCACTTCACCCGTTTGCGGGTCGACCTTGTTCTGAATCACACCACCCATAAATTCCGGCTTGTTCATGACCATCGCATCCAGGAACACCAGGATCTGGCGCAGATGATACTGGCAGCGCGCGCCGCCAATCGCGCCCATTGAGCTGGTCTGGATCAGCACCGGCTTGCCTGCCAGCGGCTGCTCAGGTAAACGGGACAGCCAGTCGATGGCATTCTTCAGGCCACCCGGAACCGAATAGTTATACTCCGGCGTGACGATGACCACGCCGTCAGCCTGGCGGATCTGCTCTGCCAGCGCCTCAACGCTCTGCGGAAAACCCTCTTCCTGCTGTACGTCAGCATCATAGAGCGGAATATCGCCAATAGACGGCAGGGCGCTAATTTCCATTCCTGCCGGTGCCAGCTGTGGCAGCGTGCGGGCAACCATCCCGTTAAATGAACCTTTGCGCAGGCTTCCCAGTAACGTAACTACTTTCAACGTATCAGACATGATTACTCCTGTTTCATCATGATGACCCTGATCGGATCAGCTAAGGGTGAATGCTTTTTCTGCCGGTAAACTGGTTAAACGCATCAGGCGTGCGGCGGGCTCGTTGGCGCGCTCGGGCACATCAGGAAGGCTACGCCATCCCTGTTGGCTGTCAAATTCCCAGATTTTCATGCGTTCGATGGCGGGGGTAACCGCAATGGACCAAATGAGCACATCCTCCGCGTCACTGAGCGCCTCTACCAGCGTGGCCTGGGCGGCACGCAGACGTCCGGAGCCTGGCAGCAGCTGCAGCAGGCTGGCGTCGTCTGAGGCGCATCCACAGAGCTTGCGGATGCTCTGGCGCAGGGTAATGAGCTGGGCTCGAGCTTCGACAGGGTCGTTCTGGTTGCGGACCCACAGCTTTTCGTTGCTTGAGAGCGGATAGTCTTCATGCGCATTACTGCCATGGAAGCTGCGCGTCGCGCGCTGAAGCTCCATATCCAGCCCACAATCCCCTTCGGTGGTCAGCGCGACGCCAATGATATTGCCCGCGTAGGCAATCGAAAAACGAGGGAGATCCGGGTCGGCAAAGACCGGGCGGCCTTCGGGTTGGGTAATGATGTCCGGCAGCTCGCTGGTGCCGTACAGCATAAAAAGCAGTTCTGCGAGAAGCGCTCTGGACGCTAAATACCGCGTTCTGCGGTGTTCCGGGAGAGTGAGTGCTTCACTGTGACAGGCTGAAGAAATTCTTGCCGATACGAGACGTCCTTCTGTAAGTATCCCTCTTGCAAAGTGCGTAGCCATTTTTCGCTCCTTGATAATGGTCGTAATCGGTTAAACGGTTACATGATTATCGCTTAACTTGACTCCTGTTTTAATCAGTAAATGGGAGTAAGAGAAGCCTCAGGACCGAACTTTACATTTTCTTAGGAAAAAATTGGATCGCTGGCACCGTATAGCGCCTTGATGGTTTCCCGCAGCCAGAGGATTTTCGGATTATGGCTGTTCCGTTTATGCCAGATCAGCGTGAAGGGAACGGTAAGCTTTTCAGCCTGCGCTTCGTCAATGGGAATAGGCAGCGCGATCAGCTTCCGCTGGTGAAGTTGATTGTAGTGATGACAGTAGTGCGGAGCCGTGGCGATATAGTTGTGACCGGGCTGGGCCGCCATAAACATCGACTGCTCAAAGCCCGGCACGCTCATGGCAATGTTTCTCTCCCGACCCATCTCCTTTAGCACTTCGTCCAGTGCCCAGGTGTCGCTGCGTTCCCAGAAGATGCTGATGTGCGGGTAGCGCAGGAAGGTCTCAAGATTCCATTCGTCCTGTAGCGCGGGGTGATCCTCACGCAGATACACGCACGGACGGTCGCTGAACAGGATCTCATAGTCGATGAACCACGGCATTAGCTTCAGCAATTCACGCGATCGCGGGTGCGTTTCGCGTCCGGTGAATCCCAGATCCACCTCTCCACGCGTAATGGCGTCCAGCGAGTCATAATCCCAGTGACGCATCTTCACCGTCGCCTGCGGATAGCGCTGGTTCACCTGCTCCAGCAGGGCGTTAAAGCGGATCAGCATCAACGGCGTTTCGGCGGCCAGCACAAACGTTAGCCCGCCCGGGGAATCATGGTGGAATTTATCGAGGATCTGGTTGCCGATTTGCATCCAGTCAGCCAAATCCTGCTCGAGGCTTACCGTCAGCGGGGTCGGCAGCAGCCCCAGCGGCGTTTTGACAAACAGCGGGTCGTCAAACCAGTCACGCAGCTTGGCCAGCGATTTACTCACCGCAGACGGCGTCACGTTCATCCGCTTCGCCGCTTTGGTGACGCTGCGCTCCTGCAGCAAAAGCTGCAGGCACAGCAACAGGTTAAGATCGAGACTGCTGATGGGCTTCTTCATAATGCGCCGCGGGCTGGATGACCATAAGTAAGGTAATGCACAGTATGCTACAGCCAATCAGAACCCCGATCAGCATATTCAGCGCGTTAAGCCCGATGACCGCCGCCAGCCAAATCCACAGCGACGAGCCGCAGACCTGCGCAATTCCCAGCACCGAGCTTGCCACGCCTGCCCGCAGCGAGAAAGGGCCAAGCGCCTGGCTCATCGCCACGCCAAAGCCAACCGAGAACCCGGCACAAATAAGGGTAATACCCGCCAGCATCACCGCATGCGAGCTGGT is a window of Enterobacter cloacae complex sp. ECNIH7 DNA encoding:
- the pstC gene encoding phosphate ABC transporter permease PstC, which encodes MAATKPAFNPPGKKGDMIFSALVKLAALIVLLLLGGIIVSLIFSSWPSIQKFGFSFLWTKEWDAPNDIYGALVPIYGTLVTSFIALLIAVPVSFGIALFLTELAPGWLRRPLGIAIELLAAIPSIVYGMWGLFIFAPLFATYFQEPVGNVLSAIPFVGALFSGPAFGIGILAAGVILAIMIIPYIAAVMRDVFEQTPVMMKESAYGIGCTTWEVIWRIVLPFTKNGVIGGVMLGLGRALGETMAVTFIIGNTYQLDSASLYMPGNSITSALANEFAEAESGLHVAALMELGLILFVITFIVLAISKLMIMRLAKNEGAR
- the yieH gene encoding 6-phosphogluconate phosphatase, whose amino-acid sequence is MSGIEAVFFDCDGTLVDSEVICSRAYVTMFKEFGITLELEEVFKRFKGVKLYEIIDIINREHGVDLAKADLEPVYRAEVARLFDSELEVIPGANALLDAMTVPVCVVSNGPVSKMQHSLGKLEMLHHFPEKLFSGYDIQRWKPDPALMFHAAKAMNVNVENCILVDDSSAGAQSGIDAGMEVFYFCADPHNKPIAHPNVTTFTDLAQLPALWKARGWNITR
- the adeP gene encoding adenine permease AdeP, encoding MSQQHTTQTSGQGLLERVFKLREHGTTARTEVIAGFTTFLTMVYIVFVNPQILGVAGMDTSAVFVTTCLIAALGSILMGVFANLPVALAPAMGLNAFFAFVVVQAMGLPWQVGMGAIFWGAVGLLLLTIFRVRYWMIANIPVSLRVGITSGIGLFIGMMGLKNAGVIVANPDTLVSIGHLTSHNVLLGVLGFFIIAILASRNIHAAVLVSIVVTTLLGWMLGDVHYNGIVSAPPSVSTVIGHVDLAGSLNLGLAGVIFSFMLVNLFDSSGTLIGVTDKAGLADEKGKFPRMKQALFVDSVSSVTGAFIGTSSVTAYIESSSGVSVGGRTGLTAVVVGILFLLVIFLSPLAGMVPPYAAAGALIYVGVLMTSSLSRVKWDDLTEAVPAFITAVMMPFSFSITEGIALGFISYCVMKIGTGRFRDLSPCVIVVALLFVLKIVFIDAK
- the yidZ gene encoding HTH-type transcriptional regulator YidZ, with translation MKKPISSLDLNLLLCLQLLLQERSVTKAAKRMNVTPSAVSKSLAKLRDWFDDPLFVKTPLGLLPTPLTVSLEQDLADWMQIGNQILDKFHHDSPGGLTFVLAAETPLMLIRFNALLEQVNQRYPQATVKMRHWDYDSLDAITRGEVDLGFTGRETHPRSRELLKLMPWFIDYEILFSDRPCVYLREDHPALQDEWNLETFLRYPHISIFWERSDTWALDEVLKEMGRERNIAMSVPGFEQSMFMAAQPGHNYIATAPHYCHHYNQLHQRKLIALPIPIDEAQAEKLTVPFTLIWHKRNSHNPKILWLRETIKALYGASDPIFS
- the phoU gene encoding phosphate signaling complex protein PhoU yields the protein MDNLNLNKHISGQFNAELESIRTQVMTMGGMVEQQLSDAITAMHNQDSELAKRVIEGDKNVNMMEVAIDEACVRIIAKRQPTASDLRLVMAIIKTIAELERIGDVADKICRTALEKFSQQHQPLLVSLESLGRHTVQMLHDVLDAFARMDLDEAVRIYREDKKVDQEYEGIVRQLMTYMMEDSRTIPSVLTALFCARSIERIGDRCQNICEYIFYFVKGQDFRHVGGDELDKLLAGKDPKE
- a CDS encoding 4'-phosphopantetheinyl transferase family protein, which codes for MATHFARGILTEGRLVSARISSACHSEALTLPEHRRTRYLASRALLAELLFMLYGTSELPDIITQPEGRPVFADPDLPRFSIAYAGNIIGVALTTEGDCGLDMELQRATRSFHGSNAHEDYPLSSNEKLWVRNQNDPVEARAQLITLRQSIRKLCGCASDDASLLQLLPGSGRLRAAQATLVEALSDAEDVLIWSIAVTPAIERMKIWEFDSQQGWRSLPDVPERANEPAARLMRLTSLPAEKAFTLS
- the pstA gene encoding phosphate ABC transporter permease PstA, with protein sequence MATLEMQATAELAESRRKMQARRRMKNRIALSLSMATMAFGLFWLVWILFSTVVRGIDGMSLSLFTEMTPPPNTAGGGLANALAGSGLLILWATVFGTPLGIMAGIYLAEYGRKSWLAEVIRFINDILLSAPSIVVGLFVYTVVVAQMEHFSGWAGVIALALLQVPIVIRTTENMLKLVPDSLREAAYALGTPKWKMISAITLKASVSGIMTGILLAVARIAGETAPLLFTSLSNQFWSTDMMQPIANLPVTIFKFAMSPFAEWQQLAWAGVLIITLCVLLLNILARVIFAKKKHG
- the pstS gene encoding phosphate ABC transporter substrate-binding protein PstS, encoding MKVMRTTVATVVAATLSLSAFSVFAEASLTGAGATFPAPVYAKWADTYQKETGNKVNYQGIGSSGGVKQITANTVDFGASDAPLSDDKLAQEGLFQFPTVIGGVVLAINLPGVKSGELVLDGKTLGDIYLGKIKKWDDEAIAKLNPGLKLPSQNIAVVRRADGSGTSFVFTSYLAKVNEEWKSKVGSGSTVNWPTGLGGKGNDGIAAFVQRLPGSIGYVEYAYAKQNNLSYTKLVSADGKPVSPTEENFANAAKGADWSKSFAQDLTNQKGEGAWPITSTTFILVHKEQKKPEQGAEVLKFFDWAYKNGGKQANALDYATLPDNVVEQIRAAWKTNVKDSSGKALY
- the pstB gene encoding phosphate ABC transporter ATP-binding protein PstB; translation: MSMVDTAPGKIQVRDLNFYYGKFHALKNINLDIAKNQVTAFIGPSGCGKSTLLRTFNKMYSLYPEQRAEGEIILDGENILTQAQDIALLRAKVGMVFQKPTPFPMSIYDNIAFGVRLFEKLSRADMDERVQWALTKAALWNETKDKLHQSGYSLSGGQQQRLCIARGIAIRPEVLLLDEPCSALDPISTGRIEELITELKQDYTVVIVTHNMQQAARCSDHTAFMYLGELIEFSDTDALFTRPAKKQTEDYITGRYG
- a CDS encoding NADPH-dependent FMN reductase, with amino-acid sequence MSDTLKVVTLLGSLRKGSFNGMVARTLPQLAPAGMEISALPSIGDIPLYDADVQQEEGFPQSVEALAEQIRQADGVVIVTPEYNYSVPGGLKNAIDWLSRLPEQPLAGKPVLIQTSSMGAIGGARCQYHLRQILVFLDAMVMNKPEFMGGVIQNKVDPQTGEVVDQSTRDHLSGQLTAFGDYIKRVKA